The Chanodichthys erythropterus isolate Z2021 chromosome 12, ASM2448905v1, whole genome shotgun sequence genome contains a region encoding:
- the chrna6 gene encoding neuronal acetylcholine receptor subunit alpha-6 isoform X2 encodes MNSAGRVTLFFLLIALITQDCLSSKGEDRLFRRLFRRYNQFIRPVENVSDPVTVEFEVSISQLVKVDEVNQIMETNLWLRHIWNDYKLKWLPAEFDGIEFIRVPSNKIWRPDIVLYNNAVGDFLVEDKTKALLKYDGTITWVPPAIFKSSCPMDITYFPFDYQNCSMKFGSWTYDKAKIDLVLIGSKVNLKDFWESGEWEIIDAPGYKHDIKYNCCEEIYPDITYSFYIRRLPLFYTINLIIPCLLISFLTVLVFYLPSDCGEKVTLCISVLLSLTVFLLVITETIPSTSLVIPLIGEYLLFTMIFVTLSIVITVFVLNVHYRTPMTHTMPSWVRTVFLRALPRIMLMRRPLDLSESSGKGGLESGSSSGTGAGRGGEGKKRKNSGSQQGVMNSLEFGEGKAALEGKKGGCPCHPMKEATEGDCGKVSRQLSPQAINTVVAFSVVSPEIKQAIESVKYIAENMRSRNKAKEACRIIP; translated from the exons aTTGTTTATCATCAAAAGGAGAAGACAGGCTGTTTCGTCGTTTATTCAGGAGGTATAATCAGTTCATTCGGCCAGTGGAAAATGTGTCTGACCCTGTCACTGTGGAGTTTGAGGTCTCTATCTCACAGCTTGTTAAAGTG GATGAAGTCAATCAGATCATGGAAACAAACCTTTGGCTGAGACAT ATATGGAATGACTACAAGCTGAAGTGGTTACCAGCAGAGTTTGATGGAATTGAGTTCATCAGAGTCCCATCAAATAAAATCTGGAGGCCTGACATTGTACTTTACAACAA tgcTGTTGGAGACTTCTTGGTGGAGGACAAAACCAAAGCTCTTTTGAAATATGATGGAACCATCACTTGGGTCCCTCCTGCAATATTTAAATCATCCTGCCCTATGGACATAACTTACTTCCCCTTTGACTATCAGAACTGCTCAATGAAGTTTGGTTCCTGGACCTATGACAAGGCCAAGATTGACCTGGTTCTCATTGGCTCAAAGGTCAACCTTAAAGACTTTTGGGAGAGTGGAGAGTGGGAGATCATTGATGCACCCGGGTATAAGCATGACATCAAGTACAACTGCTGTGAAGAGATCTACCCAGACATAACCTACAGTTTTTACATACGTCGACTGCCCCTCTTCTACACTATCAACCTTATCATCCCCTGCCTCCTCATCTCCTTTCTGACAGTACTCGTCTTCTACCTTCCATCAGACTGTGGCGAGAAAGTGACATTGTGCATCTCTGTACTCCTCTCTCTCACTGTGTTCCTTCTTGTCATTACAGAAACCATCCCCTCCACCTCACTTGTGATCCCTCTGATAGGCGAGTACCTTCTCTTCACCATGATTTTCGTCACCCTCTCCATTGTCATCACCGTctttgtattgaatgtgcactatCGCACCCCTATGACCCACACTATGCCTAGCTGGGTACGTACAGTCTTCCTCCGAGCTTTACCCCGCATTATGCTCATGCGCCGGCCTCTCGATCTATCAGAGTCCTCTGGAAAAGGAGGACTAGAAAGCGGGAGCTCGTCCGGGACTGGAGCAGGACGAGGAGGAGAGGGAAAGAAGAGGAAAAATAGTGGATCCCAACAGGGAGTGATGAACTCTTTGGAATTTGGGGAAGGGAAAGCAGCATTAGAAGGAAAGAAAGGGGGATGTCCATGTCACCCAATGAAAGAGGCAACCGAGGGGGATTGTGGGAAAGTGAGTCGTCAGTTGAGTCCACAGGCTATTAACACAGTTGTGGCTTTCTCTGTGGTGTCACCAGAGATCAAACAGGCTATCGAGAGTGTGAAGTACATTGCTGAGAACATGAGGAGCCGCAACAAAGCCAAAGAG GCATGCAGAATCATTCCCTAA
- the chrna6 gene encoding neuronal acetylcholine receptor subunit alpha-6 isoform X1, which translates to MNSAGRVTLFFLLIALITQDCLSSKGEDRLFRRLFRRYNQFIRPVENVSDPVTVEFEVSISQLVKVDEVNQIMETNLWLRHIWNDYKLKWLPAEFDGIEFIRVPSNKIWRPDIVLYNNAVGDFLVEDKTKALLKYDGTITWVPPAIFKSSCPMDITYFPFDYQNCSMKFGSWTYDKAKIDLVLIGSKVNLKDFWESGEWEIIDAPGYKHDIKYNCCEEIYPDITYSFYIRRLPLFYTINLIIPCLLISFLTVLVFYLPSDCGEKVTLCISVLLSLTVFLLVITETIPSTSLVIPLIGEYLLFTMIFVTLSIVITVFVLNVHYRTPMTHTMPSWVRTVFLRALPRIMLMRRPLDLSESSGKGGLESGSSSGTGAGRGGEGKKRKNSGSQQGVMNSLEFGEGKAALEGKKGGCPCHPMKEATEGDCGKVSRQLSPQAINTVVAFSVVSPEIKQAIESVKYIAENMRSRNKAKEVNRFLFSHSTLYNTLTMKNCSLWINAPPKLYSPANK; encoded by the exons aTTGTTTATCATCAAAAGGAGAAGACAGGCTGTTTCGTCGTTTATTCAGGAGGTATAATCAGTTCATTCGGCCAGTGGAAAATGTGTCTGACCCTGTCACTGTGGAGTTTGAGGTCTCTATCTCACAGCTTGTTAAAGTG GATGAAGTCAATCAGATCATGGAAACAAACCTTTGGCTGAGACAT ATATGGAATGACTACAAGCTGAAGTGGTTACCAGCAGAGTTTGATGGAATTGAGTTCATCAGAGTCCCATCAAATAAAATCTGGAGGCCTGACATTGTACTTTACAACAA tgcTGTTGGAGACTTCTTGGTGGAGGACAAAACCAAAGCTCTTTTGAAATATGATGGAACCATCACTTGGGTCCCTCCTGCAATATTTAAATCATCCTGCCCTATGGACATAACTTACTTCCCCTTTGACTATCAGAACTGCTCAATGAAGTTTGGTTCCTGGACCTATGACAAGGCCAAGATTGACCTGGTTCTCATTGGCTCAAAGGTCAACCTTAAAGACTTTTGGGAGAGTGGAGAGTGGGAGATCATTGATGCACCCGGGTATAAGCATGACATCAAGTACAACTGCTGTGAAGAGATCTACCCAGACATAACCTACAGTTTTTACATACGTCGACTGCCCCTCTTCTACACTATCAACCTTATCATCCCCTGCCTCCTCATCTCCTTTCTGACAGTACTCGTCTTCTACCTTCCATCAGACTGTGGCGAGAAAGTGACATTGTGCATCTCTGTACTCCTCTCTCTCACTGTGTTCCTTCTTGTCATTACAGAAACCATCCCCTCCACCTCACTTGTGATCCCTCTGATAGGCGAGTACCTTCTCTTCACCATGATTTTCGTCACCCTCTCCATTGTCATCACCGTctttgtattgaatgtgcactatCGCACCCCTATGACCCACACTATGCCTAGCTGGGTACGTACAGTCTTCCTCCGAGCTTTACCCCGCATTATGCTCATGCGCCGGCCTCTCGATCTATCAGAGTCCTCTGGAAAAGGAGGACTAGAAAGCGGGAGCTCGTCCGGGACTGGAGCAGGACGAGGAGGAGAGGGAAAGAAGAGGAAAAATAGTGGATCCCAACAGGGAGTGATGAACTCTTTGGAATTTGGGGAAGGGAAAGCAGCATTAGAAGGAAAGAAAGGGGGATGTCCATGTCACCCAATGAAAGAGGCAACCGAGGGGGATTGTGGGAAAGTGAGTCGTCAGTTGAGTCCACAGGCTATTAACACAGTTGTGGCTTTCTCTGTGGTGTCACCAGAGATCAAACAGGCTATCGAGAGTGTGAAGTACATTGCTGAGAACATGAGGAGCCGCAACAAAGCCAAAGAGGTAAATAGGTTCCTGTTCAGTCATTCCACTCTGTACAACACATTGACTATGAAGAATTGTTCTCTTTGGATAAACGCACCACCAAAATTGTATTCTCCTGCCAACAAATAG